One genomic window of Myxococcales bacterium includes the following:
- the folP gene encoding dihydropteroate synthase: MKIRNLEIGAGPMPAIMGILNVTPDSFSDGGLHFLPSDAISHALKLIDEGADIIDIGGESTRPGSSPVSEDEEIDRVIPIIEGLRSRSEIPISIDTSKSAVAKAAIEAGADLINDISAGRFDPEIFELAALHKKPICLMHMKGLPKNMQDNPHYDDLIFEISGFLSEAASFAISKGVPSELIILDPGIGFGKSADDNLSILRNIGSFKSLGFPLLIGTSNKSFIGKKLGLDVKDRLEASLATIPACMNGGASILRMHDVKATKRFLDMYLLLQ, encoded by the coding sequence ATGAAGATACGAAATCTGGAAATAGGCGCCGGTCCCATGCCAGCGATAATGGGGATCTTAAACGTAACCCCGGATTCCTTTTCGGATGGCGGTCTTCATTTTTTGCCTTCCGATGCGATCTCTCACGCCTTGAAGCTCATCGATGAAGGAGCGGATATAATCGATATAGGGGGCGAGTCGACCCGCCCCGGTTCATCCCCAGTTTCAGAGGATGAAGAGATCGACAGGGTAATTCCTATAATAGAAGGGCTAAGGAGTAGGTCCGAGATCCCCATATCAATAGATACGTCGAAATCCGCAGTTGCAAAGGCCGCCATCGAGGCAGGGGCCGACTTGATCAACGATATAAGCGCCGGTCGCTTCGACCCTGAAATATTTGAACTCGCGGCCCTGCATAAAAAACCGATTTGCCTCATGCATATGAAGGGTTTGCCCAAAAATATGCAGGATAACCCCCATTATGACGATCTTATCTTCGAAATTAGCGGTTTTTTGTCTGAAGCGGCCTCTTTTGCAATATCAAAGGGGGTCCCATCGGAGCTCATCATTCTCGATCCCGGGATAGGTTTTGGCAAGAGCGCCGACGATAACTTATCTATACTTCGCAATATCGGCTCCTTTAAATCTCTAGGTTTTCCTTTACTCATAGGTACATCAAATAAATCCTTTATTGGAAAGAAGTTAGGCTTGGATGTTAAAGATAGACTTGAAGCAAGCTTAGCGACGATTCCTGCTTGTATGAATGGCGGGGCCTCAATCTTGAGGATGCATGATGTAAAAGCAACAAAGCGCTTTTTGGATATGTACCTCCTACTGCAGTAA
- a CDS encoding phosphoglucosamine mutase, giving the protein MAELSNRIFGTDGIRGKANFYPIDSETALALGRAVAYLFKNGTNRHRIVIGKDTRLSGYMIETALASGICSMGADVMLVGPLPTPGVAFISRSMRADAGIVISASHNPFDDNGIKFFDRDGFKLSDSMELDIEELVKSGIPREKWPSGNLIGKAQRIDDAGGRYIQFLKDVLSYSISLDGFRIVVDCGNGAGYRVAPSVFQELGAEVIELGTSPDGTNINCACGSMHPERMCNLVRKMGADAGIALDGDADRVIMCDEHGNIVDGDVIMALAAIDLKKQGKLAKNTLVATIMSNMALDGAMRAEGINLIRTRVGDRHVISTMRDNGLNLGGEQSGHLIFLDHNTTGDGIVGGLKVLASMVRSGKPLSELASVFEPYPQVKVDVNVLKKVDLSAIPQLQKALDSYRVELGNSGRLLLRFSGTENIARVLVEGPNRERIRCMASELAGLLTDHLAN; this is encoded by the coding sequence ATGGCAGAACTATCAAATAGAATCTTCGGCACGGATGGAATCAGGGGAAAGGCCAATTTTTATCCGATAGACTCCGAAACGGCGCTCGCCTTGGGGCGGGCCGTGGCATATCTCTTTAAAAACGGTACAAATCGTCATCGAATAGTCATCGGCAAGGATACCCGCTTATCGGGCTACATGATCGAGACTGCGCTTGCCTCCGGGATATGTTCGATGGGGGCGGATGTCATGCTAGTCGGACCTCTGCCGACCCCGGGGGTGGCATTCATATCCAGGAGCATGAGGGCGGATGCGGGAATAGTGATATCCGCTTCGCATAATCCATTCGACGATAACGGAATTAAGTTCTTCGACAGGGATGGGTTTAAGCTCAGCGATTCCATGGAGCTCGATATCGAGGAGTTGGTGAAAAGCGGGATTCCCCGCGAAAAATGGCCCAGCGGAAACCTGATAGGAAAGGCGCAGCGAATAGATGACGCTGGTGGCAGGTATATACAGTTCCTAAAGGACGTACTTTCTTACTCCATCTCATTGGATGGTTTTCGCATCGTGGTGGACTGCGGCAATGGCGCAGGCTATCGCGTCGCTCCCAGCGTATTTCAGGAGCTGGGAGCCGAAGTCATAGAGCTCGGGACTTCACCAGATGGCACCAACATCAATTGCGCTTGCGGTTCCATGCATCCGGAACGGATGTGCAACCTCGTTCGAAAGATGGGAGCCGATGCCGGAATCGCTCTGGATGGAGATGCTGACAGGGTTATCATGTGCGACGAGCATGGGAACATCGTCGATGGCGATGTCATCATGGCTCTTGCTGCAATAGACCTGAAGAAGCAGGGCAAACTGGCGAAAAACACCTTGGTCGCCACCATAATGAGCAATATGGCTCTGGATGGTGCGATGCGCGCTGAGGGTATAAATCTAATCAGGACGCGCGTCGGCGACAGACATGTAATATCCACGATGCGCGACAATGGCCTGAACCTGGGCGGCGAACAATCGGGGCATCTCATCTTTCTTGATCACAATACAACCGGAGACGGAATCGTCGGAGGCCTGAAGGTTCTTGCATCGATGGTTCGCTCCGGCAAGCCGCTTTCCGAGCTGGCGAGTGTTTTTGAGCCATACCCGCAGGTCAAAGTGGATGTGAACGTTTTGAAGAAGGTCGATCTTTCAGCTATTCCTCAGCTGCAAAAGGCCCTCGATAGTTACAGGGTGGAGCTCGGGAATTCCGGACGGCTGCTGCTGCGTTTTTCAGGAACTGAGAATATCGCCAGGGTTCTTGTGGAAGGACCCAATCGCGAGCGCATAAGGTGCATGGCAAGCGAGCTTGCGGGGCTGCTGACTGATCATCTCGCTAACTGA
- a CDS encoding pyridoxine 5'-phosphate synthase, whose protein sequence is MKLGVNVDHVATLRQARGTSYPDPIEAALLAIEGGADQITIHLREDRRHIQDHDLVRMKSSIDVPLNLEMAAADDIIAAAVKIRPDTVTLVPEKRNELTTEGGLDVVSAPSKLSECVSKLRDSGILVSMFIDPEASQVDASISIGITAVEFHTGSFCDAVNEIRASAELERLLLASRYAASKGLKVCAGHGLNTKNTPTVVRAIPEIVEYNIGHSIIARSVFVGMREAVREMKEILFAGGRK, encoded by the coding sequence ATAAAATTAGGAGTAAATGTCGATCACGTTGCCACCTTAAGACAGGCTAGAGGGACCTCTTACCCCGACCCGATAGAAGCCGCACTCCTGGCAATAGAAGGGGGCGCCGACCAGATAACGATTCATCTGAGGGAAGACCGCAGGCATATTCAGGATCATGACCTGGTTCGAATGAAGTCATCCATAGATGTTCCCTTGAATCTGGAAATGGCCGCTGCAGATGACATCATCGCCGCCGCCGTCAAGATCAGACCCGATACCGTCACTCTGGTTCCGGAAAAGAGAAACGAGCTGACGACCGAAGGAGGTCTGGATGTGGTCTCTGCACCTTCCAAACTTAGCGAATGCGTATCAAAACTCAGAGATTCGGGGATTTTGGTCAGCATGTTCATAGATCCGGAGGCCTCTCAGGTCGATGCCTCGATCTCCATCGGAATAACCGCCGTCGAATTTCACACCGGTTCATTCTGTGATGCGGTGAATGAAATTCGCGCCTCTGCGGAATTGGAGCGCCTCCTCTTGGCATCCAGATACGCGGCATCGAAGGGGCTCAAGGTGTGTGCCGGTCATGGTCTCAATACAAAAAACACACCGACGGTGGTCAGGGCGATTCCCGAGATAGTTGAATACAATATTGGGCATTCGATTATAGCCAGATCCGTCTTTGTCGGGATGCGTGAGGCGGTAAGGGAGATGAAGGAAATTCTTTTTGCAGGCGGGAGGAAATAA
- the acpS gene encoding holo-ACP synthase yields MIIGIGIDLVDVRRFESIIFRWRDRFLKRVFTDKEIKYCNTKKHPAQRFAARFAAKQAFIKAFFPKGHKGIRMQDIEIDQKDSRPVINLYGIAKEAADKVKVSGTHLMLSHDGDYCIANVVLEW; encoded by the coding sequence ATGATTATCGGAATCGGAATTGATCTGGTTGACGTAAGAAGGTTCGAATCTATCATCTTCAGGTGGCGCGACAGGTTTCTAAAGAGGGTTTTTACCGACAAGGAAATCAAATACTGCAATACGAAGAAGCATCCTGCCCAGCGTTTTGCAGCCAGGTTCGCTGCGAAGCAGGCCTTCATCAAGGCCTTTTTCCCAAAGGGGCACAAGGGAATACGGATGCAGGATATCGAGATAGACCAGAAGGATTCGCGGCCGGTTATAAATCTTTACGGCATTGCAAAGGAGGCGGCCGATAAGGTCAAGGTCAGCGGCACTCACCTCATGCTTTCCCACGATGGCGATTATTGCATAGCCAATGTAGTTCTGGAATGGTGA